The region AAAGTCTTGTTCATAATTATGTAAATCCGAATGTTACTGCTTCTGATGCTGATGCTGTTATTATTAGTCATTCACATATTCCTGAATATGGTGAAGGATTTTATGTAGCTACTCCAGCAATGGACAATGCATCTGTTAAAATAGGTGAGAATATAAATCAATCAAGTGATTTTAATTATTATCCGGTCACCGGTAATGAAACATACAAATCAACTTCTGCTGTGCTTGTTTCAAAACCGATTGCTGAAGCAGGTTATCCAACATTTGTATATGAAGTTCCAGAAAATGTCATGGAATTTATTATAACTGGCAAAACAAAGGATTTATTCCAGTTAATTATTGAAAATACTTATGATAATTGAATATATGATTTTAAAAAACAATTAAATTAGAGGTTAATTTTATGGATTATGATGTTATTTATATCGGAAGTGGAAATGCGGCATGGCAAGGAGGCCGTTTTTTAAGAAAAGCGGGTCTTAAAATATTGATTATTGAAGAAAGTTTATTTGGAGGAGCATGTGCAAACAGAGGTTGTAACTCCAAAGCATTGCTTGATGCACCATATGAAATTAAAGCATTGGCGGATAATTTTGAAGGAGTTGGAAAATCTGGTAATTTTGAAGTAAATTGGCCGGATTTAATGAAATTCAAACAACAACGTATTTCTGGAATGTCTAAATTTTTAGATGGTAAATTTAAAGAATATGATTTGGATGTTGCACATGGAAAAGGAATACTTGTCGATGAACATACAGTTAAGGTAGGTGATGACACATTCACCACAGATAAAATTGTAATCTGCACAGGTTTAAAACCTGTTATTCCAGATATTAAGGGAAAAGAGTATTTGCATGATAGTACTGATTTTTTGGATATTGCAGAACTTCCAAAGCATACTATTATCATAGGGGCAGGATTTGTGGGCATGGAATTCGCATCAATAATTGCGGAAGCAGGTCTTGAAGCAGATGTAATTATTCGAGGAAATATGGCTTTAAAATATTTTCACCAACCTTATGTTCAAAATGTTATTGAAATTCTAAAAAAGAAGAATATTCGTTTCCATTTCAACCAAACTGTAAAAGAAATCATTAAAGATAATAATGTCATAATTGATGATCCTGAAAGTAAAGTTTCAAATGTTGAAAACTCAATGAATAGTGATGAGCTCCTGAGAGATCCTCAAGCAAAAATAAATAACAAGGCATATGAAAATGCTTTTACTGTTAATCTTGATAGTGGATGCAGTATAACTGGAGATTATGTTATTGCAGCTATGGGAAGGGAAGCTAATGTAGAGGATATTGGTCTTGAAAATGTGGGATTAACATATACTAAAAAAGGAATCAAAGTAAATGGTCACTTACAGACAGCCGTTTCCAATATCTATGCTTCAGGAGATGTTGCAGATGTAGGCATTGCTAAACTTGTAACTGTTGCAATACATCACTCCAAATATCTCGCAAAAGAGTTATTGGGTAAGGCAGATGAAATTACTTATCCAGTTATCCCGGCAGTTGCATATACTATTCCTAGAATTGCAACAGTTGGTGTTCCGGCATATATTGCAGAGGAAAGTGATGATTATGATGTTCACACTATAAGATATGGTAATTCCTATTCACTTGAACTTAAAAATGATAGGACTGCTGAGGCAAAAGTAATTGTTGATAAAGATTTAAATATTGTCGGTGCTGAAATATATGCGGCAGATGCAGAAAATGTAGCAAATATGTTTACATTTATTATTAATAAAAAAATAACCTTAAAAGATCTTGATGAGATGATTTATGCATTCCCATCAAGCAGTTCCGTATGCTTGTATAAATTACATAATATTCATTATAAATTATAGTGTTTAACACTATTCTCTATTTTTAAGGTTGTTTTAAAAAGTTTCTTTTGTTGTTTTTTATTATTTTTATATTTGATGCATGATTTAGATTTTCTAAAATTATGGAGTATTTTTGTTTATTTAAAAAAGATTATATGTTTGTTTTGTATATAAGTAATAGTATTGTTGAATATTTAATATGTTAATAATTTATTTTAAATATTTTTATTGTAATGTAATTTGAAAAGAGATGTTAAAATGAATAAAAAAATATTAATTTTACTTTTAATAGCTATTTTAACATTTTCCGTAGCTACCGTTAGTGCATCAGATAATACAACTGATGACTCTGTTATTGATTCATCTAATCGAGATGTTGTTAGCGTAGATGATAATAATGTTGTTAGTGATGAATATGCGGTTAATAAAGTTTCTAATGGGGCGCTGGCTGATGTTAATGGTGAAGAAAATGTAAATAATGATGTTGATATGGTTATAGATCCTATAAATAATGTATCTGTACTTCAAGGCGATAATGTTGATGTGAACATTACTGTTAAGAATATAGGGGAAAATAATGCTTCTAATGTTACAGTTAATTTTGAATTACCGGATGGATTTTCATTAATTGATTCTAATAATGTATCAGATAATACTTGGCATATAGGCGATTTGCAGTCAAGTAAATCTACTAACATCACTGTTAAATTAAATAATAGTGGAATTAATAATGGTGATTATGTTATTAACTTAACACTAAGAGCTAATGAAGGGATTGAAGAAATTTTTAAACAGAATGTAACTGTTAATGTTATAAAAAAACTTATTCAAACAAACTTAACTATTGATTTTGATAAAGAGTCATATGTATATGGTGATGATGTTGGAATTGATGTTAAGTTACCTGATGATGCTACTGGTAATGTGACTATAAAAATCAATGGCACAGAAAATAATGCAAGTATTAATGAGGTATTGATTTTATCTAATTTGACTCCTGGCAATTATGAAGTTAATGTTACCTATAGTGGGGATGATAAATATAATGGAAGCTCTGGTAAGGCTAGATTCACAATATCCAAAGCCAACACAACAGCTGCAATTGATATTGTCAGTATTAAAGTTGATGATGAGTTAAATATTACTATTAATTATGATTCTGAAATTAATGGTAATGCCACTATTTATGTGGATAATATTAAAAATCAAACAATTGAAATTATTGATGGAAATGGAAATGTTACTATTAAAGGATTATCCAAAGGAATGTATGATATTAAAGTAGCATTTGATGGAAATGATTGTTATAATTCATCCGAAACTAACAAAACTATTGAAATATCTAAAAACACAGTAAACATGTTGATCAATGTAGGAGATATTGTTTATGGTAATGATTTGGTTATTAACCTCAAATTACCTGATAACTTAACTTCAAATGTCACTGTAAGTTTGGGTGATATTAATAGAAGTATTAATTGCAGCGGCAATGTAACATTTAAAGATATGAATGCTGGAAATTATACTGCAATTGTAAGTTATGGCGGTGATGAAAATTACTTTAATGAAACAAAATATGTTGATTTTAAAATATATAAAGCTAGTACACAAACTACTGTCAATACATCAGATATTAATATAGGCGGAGTGTTAAATGTCAGTGTTGATCCTAAAATTGATGGAACAGCTACTGTTTATTTAAATGGAACTAAATATTCAGATGATATTGTAATAGTTAATGGTAGTGGAAATGTTGTTATTTCAAATTTAATCGAAGGAACTTATAATGTTCTTGCTGTATTTAATGGAAATGATAATTATAATTCCTCATTAACCAATAAATCCATTAAAGTATCAAGAAATGTTTTTAACATTACTGTTAATGTTACTGATGTTTGTTATGGTCAAGATGTAATAATTAATATTACATTGCCTGGTGATGTTACCAACACAGTAGATGTTGTTTTTGGTTATAACTCTCAAAATATTAATCTTGAAAATGGTGTTGGAACTGTTAAATTTAGTGATTTGGATGTGGGAAATTATAATGCAACTGTGATATATTATGGTGATGCTAAATACTTAAAAAGCACTCAAATCATTAGTTTCAATGTTACTAAAGCTAAACCAACAGTTGATGTTAATATTTCAGGCAATAAGCTTGGTCAGGATTTAGTTATAAATATTGCATTGCCTAGTGATGTAAAAAATAATGTTACTGTTGGAATAGACAATATCTCTCAAGATGTTAAAGTTACAAATGGTGTGGGTAAGGCAATATTTAAAGATTTAACAATTGGAGAGCATGTTTTGATAATTGATTATAGTGGTGATTCTAACTACTTGAATACTACTGAAGGAATTTATTTCAATGTATCTAAAGCAATACCGGTCATTGATATTGATGTTAAAAACATATATGTTAAAGGTAAGGAAGTTATAGATATAGCTCTTCCAGATGATGCAACAGGTTCTGTAACTATTTTTATTAATGGAGTTGAACAAAAAACAGTTAATGATAACATTAGCAGCATTGTTTTAACCAAATCTGGTTTGGCTGCCGGAACTTATAATGTGATGGTTAGCTATACTGGAGATTCTAAATATGAATCTGCAAATACAACTGTTCAATTTAAAGTTTCAAAGTACAAAGCTAAATTGACCGCATCATCAAAAACTTATAATGTTAAAGTAAAAACCAAATATTACTACATTACTTTAAAAAACAACAAGAATAAAGTAATGAAAAAGATTAAAGTCTATTTGAAAGTTAATGGTGTAACATATTCCGCTACAACTAATAGCTATGGTAAAGCATCTTTCAAACTTAGTAAATTAACTAAAAAAGGAACATATGATGCTTTAATTACATATAAAGGCACTAGTTACTATAATAAATTAACTAAAAAAGTTACTATTGCGGTTAAAGCAACTCCAAAATTAACTGCTTATTCTGCAAAATTGAAAAAATCTGTTAATGCCAAAAAATATAGTGTAACTTTGAGAACAGACAAATATAAAGCAATGAAATATACAAAAGTTACTTTAAAAGTTAATGGTAAAATCTATACTTTAAAAACAAATAGTTTAGGTAAAGCAACTTTTAAAATTACTAATTTGAATAAAAAAGCTAAATTCCTTGCAGTTATTAGTTATTCTGGTAGTAAATACTATTATTCTGCAACTAAAAAAGTGATATTGACAGTCAGGTAGATATGATTTAATATTTACCATACTTTCTTTTTTTTAAAATATTTTCCAGTTGTACTTTTAATTGATTATCTTTTTTTAAAACAGTTACTGGATAGTTAGGTTATTTTTTTAGAATCATAAAGTTTATATTTTATCTTAATATTAACTATCAATTGTAATATTTTTCTTAAAAATTTATTTTGGTGTTTTTATGTCTCAGTTTTCAATTAGGTTTGCAGAAAAAGAAGATGTTTCTTTAGTTTTGCAATTTATAACAGAATTGGCAGAATATGAAAAAATGTTGAATGAAGTAATAGCTAGTGAAGAATTATTGAATGAATGGATTTTTGATAAAAAAGTTGCAGAAGTTATATTTGCAATGGAGGATGATAAAGAAATTGGTTTTGCATTATTTTTCCATAATTTTTCAACATTCTTAGGTCGTGGAGGCATATATCTTGAAGATTTATATGTAAAACCTGAATATCGTGGAAAAGGATATGGTAAAAATTTAATTAAAAGATTAGCAGAAATTGCTGTTGATAGGGGTTGCGGAAGATTAGAATGGTGGTGTCTGGATTGGAATCGAACAAGTATTGAGTTTTACTTATCTCTTGGAGCTGAACCAATGGAAGATTGGACTGTATATAGAATTAGCGGAGATACATTAGAAGAATTAGGAAAAAAAGAATAATTTAGAGCACATCTTTGCACTCTTTAGGATTTTCAAACATTAATTTTTTTGCATATGAGCATGATGGAACGATTTTTACTTTTTCTTTTCTTGCTTCGTTAATAACTTTTTCTACGAGTTTTTTTCCGATTCCCTGTCCCTGGTAGTCTTTTTCCACATCAGTCAAGGTTATTATCCAATTTTGTTTTAGTCTTGCAAAGTGGCATTGGCCAATTTGCCGATTGCCATCATATGCTATACTGCTGTTATCTTCTTTTTCAAATTCGATTTTAATTTTATTTGAGTTCATATAACAGTGCTCCTGTTGGACATCTGTCAATAATTTCAGCTATTTCTTTTGCAGGAGCTTGTGAAACATCTACCCAAGGTCTCCTTGATACATCGAATACTTTGTTATTTCCCCTTATACATTCAGTTGCATGTTGACACAATTTAGGATTCCAAAAAACATTAATTTCATCATTTGAATAAGTTTTGTATCCTTTTTGTTCTAGTTCTTCTTGTTTTGACAATTTAATCTCTCCTTTTAAAATGTTTAATTATTATTACTTATTTTATATTATATAAAAGTTATTTATTTGATAGGCCAGTATTATTAATAATTTAGGTTACATTTTATTTTTTCACTGAATCAGGTTATGATAAACTGGATATATGAAAAATGTAGATTATATTTTTAAAAATTTTTTGAATGAAGGTTTAATTGTTTAATTCTTTCAAAATAGTTATTTATAAACAAATTTATTTGTATATATACGAAAAGTTTATATACTACCGAACAAATATTAATAATTTAGATGATTATCTTAAAGTATTATCACTTTTATATGTCAATCTTTTTCCCGAACTTAATGTTTTCTTTAAGATAATCCATCTAAAGAAAGGTTGTTTTTTATTATACATTTTAAATCTTAATTTAGCTAGGAAACAATCTTTCAATTTCAACCATTTTTTATTATTCTAAAAAAATAAATATTATTATTTACAATTTTTATTTAATGAAAGTTATTGCTAGTACTAGAAATGATGATCTCAAAAGATTAAATGAAATTTATAAGGTTCTTAAAAAGAATGATTTTGGTTATTTGATTGAAGAAAATACTTTTTTTAGGAAATTTCCATTTTTAAGAAACTATAAAATAGAAAAAGAAGATAATTTTTCCGATGAATCTGTCCCTTTGAGAATTAGAAAAGTACTGGAAGAATTAGGTCCAGCATATATTAAATTAGGGCAAATGTTAAGTACAAGGCCTGATTTAGTTGGTTTGGAAATTGCAGAAGAACTTCAACAGTTAAGAGATAATACTCCTATAACTCCTTTTGATGAAATAAAAGAAGTCATTGAAGAAGAATTAGGCAAACCTATGGAAGATATTTATAGTGATATTGACCAAAATCCCTTAGGATCTGCATCTATCGGGCAAGTTTTTAAGGCCCAACTTAAAAGAAATGGTGAAGAAGTAGCAATTAAAGTTCAAAAACCTAATTCCCGTGAAATTATAGAATCTGATATTAAAATAATGAAATTCCTTGCAAAAAGGATTGATAAATACATTTCAAGTTCTAAAACTTTTAATCTACCCACAATAGTTAATGAATTTGAAAGATCTATTCTTAAAGAAATTAATTATTTAGAAGAAGTAATGAATATGCAAAATCTTTCAAAAAACTTCAAAAATGTGAATTATATTAAAATTCCAAATGTATATATTGATTATTGCAGTGAAAAAATAATCACTATGGAATTAATAAAAGGAATTACAGTCACTGAATTAATTGAAGGGGACTATCCTCATATTAATAAAAGATTAATTGCTAATTATGGTCTTAAATCCTATTTTAAACAAATTATGATTGATGGTTATTTCCATGCTGATCCCCACCCCGGAAATTTAATTGTAACACGGGATAATAAATTGTGTTATATTGACATGGGTATGATGGGGATTTTAAGTGAGGATTTTAAAGAAAATTTAGCTGAATTTATGTTGCTTTTGATAAGTGGAAATACAGACAACATTATAAAACAATTAATTTATATGAATATAATTTCCCCATCACAAAATACACCGGAATTACGTGCGGATATTAATGACTTATTGAATTTGTATTATGGTGCGGAATTAAAGAATATGGATGGTGCAATGGAAGATTTACTTAATGCTATGGTTAAGAATAATGTTGTTCTTCCAAACGAATTTGTAATGATTGGTCGTGGTATTGCTTTGATTGAAGATACGGGTAAAAAGCTCGATCCTAATTTTAATGCTGCTACTGAATTGAAGAAATTATCTAGAAAGATTGTAGTTAATAAATATAAACCTGAAAGATTGGCAAAAGTCAGTTTGAATTATCTTTTACAATTGGAACATCTAGCAAAAGACTTACCGGATACAATAAATAGCACTATTTCAAAATTGGAAGAAGGGAATATTGAAGTAAAATTAAAGCATGAAGGAATCGGTCATTTGATTAATCAATTATCCATATCTTTAATTTTATCATCTTTAATTATTGGTTCATCTCTTGCTCTTATCACTGACGTTGGTCCGGATTTATTTGATTTTCCAATACTTGGATTAATCGGATTTGTTTTTAGCGGAGTTCTTGGAGCCTATTTAGTTTTAATAAATGTAATTGAAAGATGATATTTGTCGGTGAAACGATTGCGTTATCGGTTTTTCAAATCCATTTCAATTATTTTTTTCCTTATAAAATATGGCACTTGTCATGTTTTCACTGTCTATGTTCAAATTTATTTTCAACCTAATTAGGTATCACTCAATCACATTTGTGATTGCGGCAGGAAAGTTTATGAAATAAAGAGCATGTTCATATAACATCATTGCTTCTATCATTAATATCAATTCATGATACAATTAAATAGAATAAACTGCTAGGGATAGACTTTTAAATCTTAATTTATTTAAAATTAAAACATCTACTGCTGGTACCATTAATCTTCACTTAACCCATGTATATGTTTTATCTTATTTTTATAGGAGAGTAGTTCATGATGGGTCTGACAGGGTTGGTTTAATTTTAAGTGTAACATAAATAATGATTTTTATAGCTCCACTAAGCAACTACAGATCACAAAGTATTGCTAACAATTGCAGGTTACTAACATCAGCAGTATATTAAATTGCAATAATTGCCATATGAAAAAAATAAAAAAGTAGTGTTTAAATTCCTTAAACACTATAATCCGAAGAATAAGTATATGATAAATACAAGTACCATTATCCAAACTAACCAATTCAGTTCTTTTGCTTTACCTGCAGCAATACTGGTAATTGCGTAAGTTACAAAACCGAATGCAATACCTAATGAGATGGAGTAGGTTAAAAGCATCATGATAATGGTCATGAATACAGATGCAACGACAACTAAATCATCCCAATCCACATCTTTTAATTGAATCATCATTAAGATACCCACTATCACTAATGCAGCAGCAGTTACAGAAGATGTAAATAAAGCTAATACTGTTGGGGCAAAGATAATTGAAATTAAAAATAGAATGCCTGTGACTATAGCAGTTAAACCGGTTCTACCACCAAGACCAATACCAGTTGCACTTTCTACATATGCAGTTAATGTACTTGTACCTAAAAT is a window of Methanobrevibacter gottschalkii DSM 11977 DNA encoding:
- a CDS encoding dihydrolipoyl dehydrogenase family protein → MDYDVIYIGSGNAAWQGGRFLRKAGLKILIIEESLFGGACANRGCNSKALLDAPYEIKALADNFEGVGKSGNFEVNWPDLMKFKQQRISGMSKFLDGKFKEYDLDVAHGKGILVDEHTVKVGDDTFTTDKIVICTGLKPVIPDIKGKEYLHDSTDFLDIAELPKHTIIIGAGFVGMEFASIIAEAGLEADVIIRGNMALKYFHQPYVQNVIEILKKKNIRFHFNQTVKEIIKDNNVIIDDPESKVSNVENSMNSDELLRDPQAKINNKAYENAFTVNLDSGCSITGDYVIAAMGREANVEDIGLENVGLTYTKKGIKVNGHLQTAVSNIYASGDVADVGIAKLVTVAIHHSKYLAKELLGKADEITYPVIPAVAYTIPRIATVGVPAYIAEESDDYDVHTIRYGNSYSLELKNDRTAEAKVIVDKDLNIVGAEIYAADAENVANMFTFIINKKITLKDLDEMIYAFPSSSSVCLYKLHNIHYKL
- a CDS encoding Ig-like domain repeat protein, which codes for MNKKILILLLIAILTFSVATVSASDNTTDDSVIDSSNRDVVSVDDNNVVSDEYAVNKVSNGALADVNGEENVNNDVDMVIDPINNVSVLQGDNVDVNITVKNIGENNASNVTVNFELPDGFSLIDSNNVSDNTWHIGDLQSSKSTNITVKLNNSGINNGDYVINLTLRANEGIEEIFKQNVTVNVIKKLIQTNLTIDFDKESYVYGDDVGIDVKLPDDATGNVTIKINGTENNASINEVLILSNLTPGNYEVNVTYSGDDKYNGSSGKARFTISKANTTAAIDIVSIKVDDELNITINYDSEINGNATIYVDNIKNQTIEIIDGNGNVTIKGLSKGMYDIKVAFDGNDCYNSSETNKTIEISKNTVNMLINVGDIVYGNDLVINLKLPDNLTSNVTVSLGDINRSINCSGNVTFKDMNAGNYTAIVSYGGDENYFNETKYVDFKIYKASTQTTVNTSDINIGGVLNVSVDPKIDGTATVYLNGTKYSDDIVIVNGSGNVVISNLIEGTYNVLAVFNGNDNYNSSLTNKSIKVSRNVFNITVNVTDVCYGQDVIINITLPGDVTNTVDVVFGYNSQNINLENGVGTVKFSDLDVGNYNATVIYYGDAKYLKSTQIISFNVTKAKPTVDVNISGNKLGQDLVINIALPSDVKNNVTVGIDNISQDVKVTNGVGKAIFKDLTIGEHVLIIDYSGDSNYLNTTEGIYFNVSKAIPVIDIDVKNIYVKGKEVIDIALPDDATGSVTIFINGVEQKTVNDNISSIVLTKSGLAAGTYNVMVSYTGDSKYESANTTVQFKVSKYKAKLTASSKTYNVKVKTKYYYITLKNNKNKVMKKIKVYLKVNGVTYSATTNSYGKASFKLSKLTKKGTYDALITYKGTSYYNKLTKKVTIAVKATPKLTAYSAKLKKSVNAKKYSVTLRTDKYKAMKYTKVTLKVNGKIYTLKTNSLGKATFKITNLNKKAKFLAVISYSGSKYYYSATKKVILTVR
- a CDS encoding GNAT family N-acetyltransferase; its protein translation is MSQFSIRFAEKEDVSLVLQFITELAEYEKMLNEVIASEELLNEWIFDKKVAEVIFAMEDDKEIGFALFFHNFSTFLGRGGIYLEDLYVKPEYRGKGYGKNLIKRLAEIAVDRGCGRLEWWCLDWNRTSIEFYLSLGAEPMEDWTVYRISGDTLEELGKKE
- a CDS encoding GNAT family N-acetyltransferase, translated to MNSNKIKIEFEKEDNSSIAYDGNRQIGQCHFARLKQNWIITLTDVEKDYQGQGIGKKLVEKVINEARKEKVKIVPSCSYAKKLMFENPKECKDVL
- a CDS encoding (4Fe-4S)-binding protein, with product MSKQEELEQKGYKTYSNDEINVFWNPKLCQHATECIRGNNKVFDVSRRPWVDVSQAPAKEIAEIIDRCPTGALLYELK
- a CDS encoding ABC1 kinase family protein — its product is MKVIASTRNDDLKRLNEIYKVLKKNDFGYLIEENTFFRKFPFLRNYKIEKEDNFSDESVPLRIRKVLEELGPAYIKLGQMLSTRPDLVGLEIAEELQQLRDNTPITPFDEIKEVIEEELGKPMEDIYSDIDQNPLGSASIGQVFKAQLKRNGEEVAIKVQKPNSREIIESDIKIMKFLAKRIDKYISSSKTFNLPTIVNEFERSILKEINYLEEVMNMQNLSKNFKNVNYIKIPNVYIDYCSEKIITMELIKGITVTELIEGDYPHINKRLIANYGLKSYFKQIMIDGYFHADPHPGNLIVTRDNKLCYIDMGMMGILSEDFKENLAEFMLLLISGNTDNIIKQLIYMNIISPSQNTPELRADINDLLNLYYGAELKNMDGAMEDLLNAMVKNNVVLPNEFVMIGRGIALIEDTGKKLDPNFNAATELKKLSRKIVVNKYKPERLAKVSLNYLLQLEHLAKDLPDTINSTISKLEEGNIEVKLKHEGIGHLINQLSISLILSSLIIGSSLALITDVGPDLFDFPILGLIGFVFSGVLGAYLVLINVIER